In Oncorhynchus kisutch isolate 150728-3 linkage group LG5, Okis_V2, whole genome shotgun sequence, a genomic segment contains:
- the LOC109880653 gene encoding sodium/potassium-transporting ATPase subunit alpha-1 isoform X3, whose protein sequence is MEGREQYELAATSEQGGKKKNAKAMKKERDMDELKKEVDLDDHKLTLDELNRKYGTDLSRGLSSAKAAENLARDGPNSLTPPPTTPEWVKFCKQMFGGFSMLLWTGALLCFLAYGIQAAMEDEPANDNLYLGVVLSAVVIVTGCFSYYQEAKSSKIMDSFKNLVPQQALVVRDGEKMNINAQQVVVGDLVEVKGGDRIPADLRIISASGCKVDNSSLTGESEPQTRTPDYSNDNPLETRNIAFFSTNCVEGTARGIVINTGDRTVMGRIATLASGLEVGRTPISIEIEHFIHIITGVAVFLGMSFFVLSLILGYSWLEAVIFLIGIIVANVPEGLLATVTVCLTLTAKRMAKKNCLVKNLEAVETLGSTSTICSDKTGTLTQNRMTVAHMWFDNQIHEADTTENQSGTSFDRSSATWAALARVAGLCNRAVFLAEQSGIPILKRDVAGDASESALLKCIELCCGSVQGMRDQYTKVAEIPFNSTNKYQLSVHLNKNEGESKHLLVMKGAPERILDRCSTILIQGKEQPLDDEMKDSFQNAYMELGGLGERVLGFCHFQLPDDQFAEGFQFDCEEVNFPTENLCFVGLMSMIDPPRAAVPDAVGKCRSAGIKVIMVTGDHPITAKAIAKGVGIISEGNETVEDIAARLNIPVNEVDPRDAKACVVHGGDLKDLSAEQLDDILKYHTEIVFARTSPQQKLIIVEGCQRQGAIVAVTGDGVNDSPALKKADIGVAMGISGSDVSKQAADMILLDDNFASIVTGVEEGRLIFDNLKKSIAYTLTSNIPEITPFLFFIIANIPLPLGTVTILCIDLGTDMVPAISLAYEAAESDIMKRQPRNSKTDKLVNERLISIAYGQIGMIQALAGFFTYFVILAENGFLPSRLLGIRVDWDNKFCNDLEDSYGQQWTYEQRKIVEFTCHTAFFASIVVVQWADLIICKTRRNSVFQQGMRNKILIFGLFEETALAAFLSYCPGMGIALRMYPLKPSWWFCAFPYSLLIFIYDEIRKLIIRRSPGGEAKSLLVSHSNICCTLKT, encoded by the exons ATG GAAGGACGGGAACAGTATGAGCTGGCGGCGACCTCTGAGCAGGGAGGCAAGAAGAAGAATGCCAAGGCCATGAAGAAGGAGAGGGACATGGATGAGTTGAAAAAGGAAGTTGATCTG GATGACCATAAACTGACCCTGGACGAGCTCAACCGCAAATACGGCACCGACCTTAGTAGG GGGTTATCCAGTGCTAAGGCTGCTGAGAACCTTGCCCGTGATGGCCCCAATTCCCTGACCCCTCCTCCCACTACCCCTGAGTGGGTGAAGTTCTGCAAGCAGATGTTTGGCGGGTTCTCCATGCTGCTGTGGACTGGCGCTCTCCTCTGCTTCCTGGCCTACGGAATCCAGGCAGCCATGGAGGATGAGCCGGCCAATGATAAC TTGTACCTGGGTGTCGTACTCTCTGCTGTTGTCATTGTTACTGGCTGTTTCTCCTACTACCAAGAGGCCAAGAGCTCAAAGATCATGGACTCCTTTAAGAACCTGGTCCCACAG CAAGCCCTGGTTGTCCGTGACGGTGAGAAGATGAACATCAACGCTCAACAAGTGGTGGTTGGAGATCTGGTGGAGGTGAAAGGTGGAGATAGGATTCCCGCCGATTTGCGAATCATCTCTGCCAGCGGTTGCAAA GTGGACAACTCCTCCCTCACTGGTGAATCTGAGCCCCAGACCCGTACTCCGGACTACTCCAATGACAACCCCCTGGAGACAAGGAACATTGCCTTCTTTTCTACCAACTGTGTTGAAG GAACTGCCAGAGGTATTGTCATCAACACTGGTGACCGCACTGTTATGGGTCGTATTGCTACCCTCGCCTCTGGCCTGGAAGTCGGACGTACCCCAATCTCCATTGAAATTGAGCACTTCATCCACATCATCACCGGTGTGGCCGTCTTTCTGGGCATGTCTTTCTTTGTCCTGTCACTCATCCTCGGATACTCTTGGCTGGAAGCTGTCATCTTCCTCATCGGAATCATTGTCGCTAACGTGCCTGAGGGTCTCCTGGCCACTGTAACT GTGTGTTTAACTCTGACTGCCAAGCGTATGGCCAAGAAGAACTGCCTGGTGAAGAATCTCGAAGCTGTTGAGACCTTGGGCTCCACTTCCACCATTTGCTCTGACAAGACCGGAACCCTGACTCAGAACAGAATGACCGTTGCTCACATGTGGTTCGACAACCAGATCCATGAGGCTGACACCACAGAGAACCAGAGCGGTACCTCCTTCGACAGGAGCTCTGCCACCTGGGCTGCCCTGGCTAGAGTCGCTGGCCTGTGTAACCGTGCCGTCTTCCTGGCAGAACAGAGCGGTATTCCTATCCTTAAA AGAGATGTGGCTGGTGATGCCTCAGAGTCTGCCCTGCTGAAGTGTATTGAGCTGTGCTGTGGGTCTGTGCAAGGCATGAGAGACCAGTACACCAAGGTTGCTGAAATCCCATTCAACTCCACCAACAAATACCAG CTCTCCGTTCACCTAAACAAGAATGAGGGTGAGTCCAAGCATCTGCTGGTGATGAAGGGAGCCCCTGAAAGGATCCTGGACCGCTGCTCCACCATTTTGATCCAGGGCAAAGAACAGCCTCTGGATGATGAGATGAAGGACTCTTTCCAGAACGCCTACATGGAACTGGGTGGTCTGGGAGAGCGAGTGCTGG GGTTCTGTCATTTCCAGCTCCCTGATGACCAGTTCGCTGAGGGCTTCCAGTTTGATTGTGAAGAGGTGAACTTCCCAACTGAGAATCTGTGCTTCGTTGGCCTAATGTCCATGATTGACCCTCCCCGTGCTGCTGTGCCTGATGCTGTGGGAAAGTGCAGGAGTGCTGGTATCAAG GTTATCATGGTCACTGGTGATCATCCCATCACTGCTAAGGCCATTGCCAAGGGTGTGGGCATAATTTCTGAAGGAAACGAGACTGTTGAGGACATTGCTGCTCGTCTGAACATTCCAGTCAATGAAGTTGACCCTAG GGATGCCAAGGCCTGTGTGGTCCATGGTGGTGACCTCAAGGACCTGAGCGCTGAACAGTTGGACGACATCCTGAAATATCACACAGAGATTGTGTTTGCCAGAACCTCTCCTCAGCAGAAGCTGATTATCGTGGAGGGCTGCCAGCGCCAG GGTGCTATTGTGGCTGTGACAGGTGATGGTGTGAACGATTCTCCTGCTCTGAAGAAGGCTGACATCGGTGTTGCTATGGGTATCTCTGGATCTGACGTCTCCAAGCAGGCTGCAGACATGATCCTCCTGGATGACAACTTTGCCTCCATCGTGACTGGTGTTGAAGAAG GCCGTCTGATCTTTGACAACTTGAAGAAGTCCATCGCCTACACCCTGACCAGTAACATTCCAGAAATCACACCCTTCCTCTTCTTCATCATCGCCAACATTCCACTGCCCTTAGGAACCGTCACCATCCTCTGTATCGACTTGGGAACTGATATG GTCCCCGCCATCTCCCTGGCCTACGAAGCTGCTGAGAGTGACATCATGAAGAGACAGCCCAGAAACTCCAAAACAGACAAACTGGTGAATGAAAGACTTATCAGCATAGCCTACGGTCAAATCG GTATGATCCAGGCTTTGGCTGGGTTCTTCACATACTTTGTGATCCTGGCTGAGAACGGGTTCTTACCCTCCAGACTGCTAGGTATTCGTGTGGACTGGGACAACAAATTTTGCAACGACCTGGAGGATAGCTATGGCCAGCAGTGG ACTTATGAACAGAGAAAGATTGTGGAGTTCACCTGCCACACAGCATTCTTCGCCAGTATTGTAGTTGTACAGTGGGCTGATTTGATCATCTGTAAGACCAGGAGGAACTCAGTCTTCCAACAAGGAATGAG GAACAAGATTCTCATCTTCGGCCTGTTTGAGGAGACCGCCCTGGCCGCCTTCCTGTCCTACTGTCCTGGAATGGGCATCGCCCTCAGAATGTACCCACTCAA ACCCAGCTGGTGGTTCTGCGCCTTCCCATactctctcctcatctttattTATGATGAAATCCGAAAACTGATCATCCGACGCAGCCCAGGAGGTGAGGCTAAATCCCTTTTAGTTAGTCACAGTAATATCTGCTGTACTCTCAAA acctaa
- the LOC109880653 gene encoding sodium/potassium-transporting ATPase subunit alpha-1 isoform X1 translates to MGRGEGREQYELAATSEQGGKKKNAKAMKKERDMDELKKEVDLDDHKLTLDELNRKYGTDLSRGLSSAKAAENLARDGPNSLTPPPTTPEWVKFCKQMFGGFSMLLWTGALLCFLAYGIQAAMEDEPANDNLYLGVVLSAVVIVTGCFSYYQEAKSSKIMDSFKNLVPQQALVVRDGEKMNINAQQVVVGDLVEVKGGDRIPADLRIISASGCKVDNSSLTGESEPQTRTPDYSNDNPLETRNIAFFSTNCVEGTARGIVINTGDRTVMGRIATLASGLEVGRTPISIEIEHFIHIITGVAVFLGMSFFVLSLILGYSWLEAVIFLIGIIVANVPEGLLATVTVCLTLTAKRMAKKNCLVKNLEAVETLGSTSTICSDKTGTLTQNRMTVAHMWFDNQIHEADTTENQSGTSFDRSSATWAALARVAGLCNRAVFLAEQSGIPILKRDVAGDASESALLKCIELCCGSVQGMRDQYTKVAEIPFNSTNKYQLSVHLNKNEGESKHLLVMKGAPERILDRCSTILIQGKEQPLDDEMKDSFQNAYMELGGLGERVLGFCHFQLPDDQFAEGFQFDCEEVNFPTENLCFVGLMSMIDPPRAAVPDAVGKCRSAGIKVIMVTGDHPITAKAIAKGVGIISEGNETVEDIAARLNIPVNEVDPRDAKACVVHGGDLKDLSAEQLDDILKYHTEIVFARTSPQQKLIIVEGCQRQGAIVAVTGDGVNDSPALKKADIGVAMGISGSDVSKQAADMILLDDNFASIVTGVEEGRLIFDNLKKSIAYTLTSNIPEITPFLFFIIANIPLPLGTVTILCIDLGTDMVPAISLAYEAAESDIMKRQPRNSKTDKLVNERLISIAYGQIGMIQALAGFFTYFVILAENGFLPSRLLGIRVDWDNKFCNDLEDSYGQQWTYEQRKIVEFTCHTAFFASIVVVQWADLIICKTRRNSVFQQGMRNKILIFGLFEETALAAFLSYCPGMGIALRMYPLKPSWWFCAFPYSLLIFIYDEIRKLIIRRSPGGEAKSLLVSHSNICCTLKT, encoded by the exons ATGGGACGTGGA GAAGGACGGGAACAGTATGAGCTGGCGGCGACCTCTGAGCAGGGAGGCAAGAAGAAGAATGCCAAGGCCATGAAGAAGGAGAGGGACATGGATGAGTTGAAAAAGGAAGTTGATCTG GATGACCATAAACTGACCCTGGACGAGCTCAACCGCAAATACGGCACCGACCTTAGTAGG GGGTTATCCAGTGCTAAGGCTGCTGAGAACCTTGCCCGTGATGGCCCCAATTCCCTGACCCCTCCTCCCACTACCCCTGAGTGGGTGAAGTTCTGCAAGCAGATGTTTGGCGGGTTCTCCATGCTGCTGTGGACTGGCGCTCTCCTCTGCTTCCTGGCCTACGGAATCCAGGCAGCCATGGAGGATGAGCCGGCCAATGATAAC TTGTACCTGGGTGTCGTACTCTCTGCTGTTGTCATTGTTACTGGCTGTTTCTCCTACTACCAAGAGGCCAAGAGCTCAAAGATCATGGACTCCTTTAAGAACCTGGTCCCACAG CAAGCCCTGGTTGTCCGTGACGGTGAGAAGATGAACATCAACGCTCAACAAGTGGTGGTTGGAGATCTGGTGGAGGTGAAAGGTGGAGATAGGATTCCCGCCGATTTGCGAATCATCTCTGCCAGCGGTTGCAAA GTGGACAACTCCTCCCTCACTGGTGAATCTGAGCCCCAGACCCGTACTCCGGACTACTCCAATGACAACCCCCTGGAGACAAGGAACATTGCCTTCTTTTCTACCAACTGTGTTGAAG GAACTGCCAGAGGTATTGTCATCAACACTGGTGACCGCACTGTTATGGGTCGTATTGCTACCCTCGCCTCTGGCCTGGAAGTCGGACGTACCCCAATCTCCATTGAAATTGAGCACTTCATCCACATCATCACCGGTGTGGCCGTCTTTCTGGGCATGTCTTTCTTTGTCCTGTCACTCATCCTCGGATACTCTTGGCTGGAAGCTGTCATCTTCCTCATCGGAATCATTGTCGCTAACGTGCCTGAGGGTCTCCTGGCCACTGTAACT GTGTGTTTAACTCTGACTGCCAAGCGTATGGCCAAGAAGAACTGCCTGGTGAAGAATCTCGAAGCTGTTGAGACCTTGGGCTCCACTTCCACCATTTGCTCTGACAAGACCGGAACCCTGACTCAGAACAGAATGACCGTTGCTCACATGTGGTTCGACAACCAGATCCATGAGGCTGACACCACAGAGAACCAGAGCGGTACCTCCTTCGACAGGAGCTCTGCCACCTGGGCTGCCCTGGCTAGAGTCGCTGGCCTGTGTAACCGTGCCGTCTTCCTGGCAGAACAGAGCGGTATTCCTATCCTTAAA AGAGATGTGGCTGGTGATGCCTCAGAGTCTGCCCTGCTGAAGTGTATTGAGCTGTGCTGTGGGTCTGTGCAAGGCATGAGAGACCAGTACACCAAGGTTGCTGAAATCCCATTCAACTCCACCAACAAATACCAG CTCTCCGTTCACCTAAACAAGAATGAGGGTGAGTCCAAGCATCTGCTGGTGATGAAGGGAGCCCCTGAAAGGATCCTGGACCGCTGCTCCACCATTTTGATCCAGGGCAAAGAACAGCCTCTGGATGATGAGATGAAGGACTCTTTCCAGAACGCCTACATGGAACTGGGTGGTCTGGGAGAGCGAGTGCTGG GGTTCTGTCATTTCCAGCTCCCTGATGACCAGTTCGCTGAGGGCTTCCAGTTTGATTGTGAAGAGGTGAACTTCCCAACTGAGAATCTGTGCTTCGTTGGCCTAATGTCCATGATTGACCCTCCCCGTGCTGCTGTGCCTGATGCTGTGGGAAAGTGCAGGAGTGCTGGTATCAAG GTTATCATGGTCACTGGTGATCATCCCATCACTGCTAAGGCCATTGCCAAGGGTGTGGGCATAATTTCTGAAGGAAACGAGACTGTTGAGGACATTGCTGCTCGTCTGAACATTCCAGTCAATGAAGTTGACCCTAG GGATGCCAAGGCCTGTGTGGTCCATGGTGGTGACCTCAAGGACCTGAGCGCTGAACAGTTGGACGACATCCTGAAATATCACACAGAGATTGTGTTTGCCAGAACCTCTCCTCAGCAGAAGCTGATTATCGTGGAGGGCTGCCAGCGCCAG GGTGCTATTGTGGCTGTGACAGGTGATGGTGTGAACGATTCTCCTGCTCTGAAGAAGGCTGACATCGGTGTTGCTATGGGTATCTCTGGATCTGACGTCTCCAAGCAGGCTGCAGACATGATCCTCCTGGATGACAACTTTGCCTCCATCGTGACTGGTGTTGAAGAAG GCCGTCTGATCTTTGACAACTTGAAGAAGTCCATCGCCTACACCCTGACCAGTAACATTCCAGAAATCACACCCTTCCTCTTCTTCATCATCGCCAACATTCCACTGCCCTTAGGAACCGTCACCATCCTCTGTATCGACTTGGGAACTGATATG GTCCCCGCCATCTCCCTGGCCTACGAAGCTGCTGAGAGTGACATCATGAAGAGACAGCCCAGAAACTCCAAAACAGACAAACTGGTGAATGAAAGACTTATCAGCATAGCCTACGGTCAAATCG GTATGATCCAGGCTTTGGCTGGGTTCTTCACATACTTTGTGATCCTGGCTGAGAACGGGTTCTTACCCTCCAGACTGCTAGGTATTCGTGTGGACTGGGACAACAAATTTTGCAACGACCTGGAGGATAGCTATGGCCAGCAGTGG ACTTATGAACAGAGAAAGATTGTGGAGTTCACCTGCCACACAGCATTCTTCGCCAGTATTGTAGTTGTACAGTGGGCTGATTTGATCATCTGTAAGACCAGGAGGAACTCAGTCTTCCAACAAGGAATGAG GAACAAGATTCTCATCTTCGGCCTGTTTGAGGAGACCGCCCTGGCCGCCTTCCTGTCCTACTGTCCTGGAATGGGCATCGCCCTCAGAATGTACCCACTCAA ACCCAGCTGGTGGTTCTGCGCCTTCCCATactctctcctcatctttattTATGATGAAATCCGAAAACTGATCATCCGACGCAGCCCAGGAGGTGAGGCTAAATCCCTTTTAGTTAGTCACAGTAATATCTGCTGTACTCTCAAA acctaa
- the LOC109880653 gene encoding sodium/potassium-transporting ATPase subunit alpha-1 isoform X2 — protein MGRGEGREQYELAATSEQGGKKKNAKAMKKERDMDELKKEVDLDDHKLTLDELNRKYGTDLSRGLSSAKAAENLARDGPNSLTPPPTTPEWVKFCKQMFGGFSMLLWTGALLCFLAYGIQAAMEDEPANDNLYLGVVLSAVVIVTGCFSYYQEAKSSKIMDSFKNLVPQQALVVRDGEKMNINAQQVVVGDLVEVKGGDRIPADLRIISASGCKVDNSSLTGESEPQTRTPDYSNDNPLETRNIAFFSTNCVEGTARGIVINTGDRTVMGRIATLASGLEVGRTPISIEIEHFIHIITGVAVFLGMSFFVLSLILGYSWLEAVIFLIGIIVANVPEGLLATVTVCLTLTAKRMAKKNCLVKNLEAVETLGSTSTICSDKTGTLTQNRMTVAHMWFDNQIHEADTTENQSGTSFDRSSATWAALARVAGLCNRAVFLAEQSGIPILKRDVAGDASESALLKCIELCCGSVQGMRDQYTKVAEIPFNSTNKYQLSVHLNKNEGESKHLLVMKGAPERILDRCSTILIQGKEQPLDDEMKDSFQNAYMELGGLGERVLGFCHFQLPDDQFAEGFQFDCEEVNFPTENLCFVGLMSMIDPPRAAVPDAVGKCRSAGIKVIMVTGDHPITAKAIAKGVGIISEGNETVEDIAARLNIPVNEVDPRDAKACVVHGGDLKDLSAEQLDDILKYHTEIVFARTSPQQKLIIVEGCQRQGAIVAVTGDGVNDSPALKKADIGVAMGISGSDVSKQAADMILLDDNFASIVTGVEEGRLIFDNLKKSIAYTLTSNIPEITPFLFFIIANIPLPLGTVTILCIDLGTDMVPAISLAYEAAESDIMKRQPRNSKTDKLVNERLISIAYGQIGMIQALAGFFTYFVILAENGFLPSRLLGIRVDWDNKFCNDLEDSYGQQWTYEQRKIVEFTCHTAFFASIVVVQWADLIICKTRRNSVFQQGMRNKILIFGLFEETALAAFLSYCPGMGIALRMYPLKPSWWFCAFPYSLLIFIYDEIRKLIIRRSPGGWVERETYY, from the exons ATGGGACGTGGA GAAGGACGGGAACAGTATGAGCTGGCGGCGACCTCTGAGCAGGGAGGCAAGAAGAAGAATGCCAAGGCCATGAAGAAGGAGAGGGACATGGATGAGTTGAAAAAGGAAGTTGATCTG GATGACCATAAACTGACCCTGGACGAGCTCAACCGCAAATACGGCACCGACCTTAGTAGG GGGTTATCCAGTGCTAAGGCTGCTGAGAACCTTGCCCGTGATGGCCCCAATTCCCTGACCCCTCCTCCCACTACCCCTGAGTGGGTGAAGTTCTGCAAGCAGATGTTTGGCGGGTTCTCCATGCTGCTGTGGACTGGCGCTCTCCTCTGCTTCCTGGCCTACGGAATCCAGGCAGCCATGGAGGATGAGCCGGCCAATGATAAC TTGTACCTGGGTGTCGTACTCTCTGCTGTTGTCATTGTTACTGGCTGTTTCTCCTACTACCAAGAGGCCAAGAGCTCAAAGATCATGGACTCCTTTAAGAACCTGGTCCCACAG CAAGCCCTGGTTGTCCGTGACGGTGAGAAGATGAACATCAACGCTCAACAAGTGGTGGTTGGAGATCTGGTGGAGGTGAAAGGTGGAGATAGGATTCCCGCCGATTTGCGAATCATCTCTGCCAGCGGTTGCAAA GTGGACAACTCCTCCCTCACTGGTGAATCTGAGCCCCAGACCCGTACTCCGGACTACTCCAATGACAACCCCCTGGAGACAAGGAACATTGCCTTCTTTTCTACCAACTGTGTTGAAG GAACTGCCAGAGGTATTGTCATCAACACTGGTGACCGCACTGTTATGGGTCGTATTGCTACCCTCGCCTCTGGCCTGGAAGTCGGACGTACCCCAATCTCCATTGAAATTGAGCACTTCATCCACATCATCACCGGTGTGGCCGTCTTTCTGGGCATGTCTTTCTTTGTCCTGTCACTCATCCTCGGATACTCTTGGCTGGAAGCTGTCATCTTCCTCATCGGAATCATTGTCGCTAACGTGCCTGAGGGTCTCCTGGCCACTGTAACT GTGTGTTTAACTCTGACTGCCAAGCGTATGGCCAAGAAGAACTGCCTGGTGAAGAATCTCGAAGCTGTTGAGACCTTGGGCTCCACTTCCACCATTTGCTCTGACAAGACCGGAACCCTGACTCAGAACAGAATGACCGTTGCTCACATGTGGTTCGACAACCAGATCCATGAGGCTGACACCACAGAGAACCAGAGCGGTACCTCCTTCGACAGGAGCTCTGCCACCTGGGCTGCCCTGGCTAGAGTCGCTGGCCTGTGTAACCGTGCCGTCTTCCTGGCAGAACAGAGCGGTATTCCTATCCTTAAA AGAGATGTGGCTGGTGATGCCTCAGAGTCTGCCCTGCTGAAGTGTATTGAGCTGTGCTGTGGGTCTGTGCAAGGCATGAGAGACCAGTACACCAAGGTTGCTGAAATCCCATTCAACTCCACCAACAAATACCAG CTCTCCGTTCACCTAAACAAGAATGAGGGTGAGTCCAAGCATCTGCTGGTGATGAAGGGAGCCCCTGAAAGGATCCTGGACCGCTGCTCCACCATTTTGATCCAGGGCAAAGAACAGCCTCTGGATGATGAGATGAAGGACTCTTTCCAGAACGCCTACATGGAACTGGGTGGTCTGGGAGAGCGAGTGCTGG GGTTCTGTCATTTCCAGCTCCCTGATGACCAGTTCGCTGAGGGCTTCCAGTTTGATTGTGAAGAGGTGAACTTCCCAACTGAGAATCTGTGCTTCGTTGGCCTAATGTCCATGATTGACCCTCCCCGTGCTGCTGTGCCTGATGCTGTGGGAAAGTGCAGGAGTGCTGGTATCAAG GTTATCATGGTCACTGGTGATCATCCCATCACTGCTAAGGCCATTGCCAAGGGTGTGGGCATAATTTCTGAAGGAAACGAGACTGTTGAGGACATTGCTGCTCGTCTGAACATTCCAGTCAATGAAGTTGACCCTAG GGATGCCAAGGCCTGTGTGGTCCATGGTGGTGACCTCAAGGACCTGAGCGCTGAACAGTTGGACGACATCCTGAAATATCACACAGAGATTGTGTTTGCCAGAACCTCTCCTCAGCAGAAGCTGATTATCGTGGAGGGCTGCCAGCGCCAG GGTGCTATTGTGGCTGTGACAGGTGATGGTGTGAACGATTCTCCTGCTCTGAAGAAGGCTGACATCGGTGTTGCTATGGGTATCTCTGGATCTGACGTCTCCAAGCAGGCTGCAGACATGATCCTCCTGGATGACAACTTTGCCTCCATCGTGACTGGTGTTGAAGAAG GCCGTCTGATCTTTGACAACTTGAAGAAGTCCATCGCCTACACCCTGACCAGTAACATTCCAGAAATCACACCCTTCCTCTTCTTCATCATCGCCAACATTCCACTGCCCTTAGGAACCGTCACCATCCTCTGTATCGACTTGGGAACTGATATG GTCCCCGCCATCTCCCTGGCCTACGAAGCTGCTGAGAGTGACATCATGAAGAGACAGCCCAGAAACTCCAAAACAGACAAACTGGTGAATGAAAGACTTATCAGCATAGCCTACGGTCAAATCG GTATGATCCAGGCTTTGGCTGGGTTCTTCACATACTTTGTGATCCTGGCTGAGAACGGGTTCTTACCCTCCAGACTGCTAGGTATTCGTGTGGACTGGGACAACAAATTTTGCAACGACCTGGAGGATAGCTATGGCCAGCAGTGG ACTTATGAACAGAGAAAGATTGTGGAGTTCACCTGCCACACAGCATTCTTCGCCAGTATTGTAGTTGTACAGTGGGCTGATTTGATCATCTGTAAGACCAGGAGGAACTCAGTCTTCCAACAAGGAATGAG GAACAAGATTCTCATCTTCGGCCTGTTTGAGGAGACCGCCCTGGCCGCCTTCCTGTCCTACTGTCCTGGAATGGGCATCGCCCTCAGAATGTACCCACTCAA ACCCAGCTGGTGGTTCTGCGCCTTCCCATactctctcctcatctttattTATGATGAAATCCGAAAACTGATCATCCGACGCAGCCCAGGAG GTTGGGTGGAGAGGGAGACGTACTACTAG